A single Sporosarcina sp. FSL W8-0480 DNA region contains:
- a CDS encoding DnaD domain-containing protein codes for MQDEERLRIWIEQGNVTISQLFFQYYKALDIKDLDAMLIMQMLAFQSEGTQFPTPLELAGRMHLNVNQVSEIMQRLMQRGLIEIKQDQDSNGVLYEQISMQSLWVKLVNVALDKKKTNQEEKTPPNDEGEIFTLFEQEFGRLLSPMECETITMWLDDDGHSVQIIRQALKEAVLAQKLSLRYIDRILFEWKKKNIKTLSDVEKQSKTFRTAIIRPTNRQDTSVKKVPFYNWLEERE; via the coding sequence ATGCAAGACGAAGAACGGCTCCGAATTTGGATTGAGCAGGGAAATGTCACCATTTCCCAGCTTTTTTTTCAGTATTATAAAGCATTGGATATAAAAGATTTAGATGCAATGTTAATCATGCAAATGCTTGCTTTTCAATCAGAAGGAACCCAGTTTCCTACCCCATTGGAACTGGCTGGACGTATGCATTTAAATGTGAATCAAGTATCCGAAATCATGCAAAGGCTCATGCAAAGAGGATTAATAGAAATTAAGCAAGATCAAGATTCCAATGGGGTTCTTTACGAACAAATATCTATGCAATCCTTATGGGTTAAACTTGTTAATGTTGCCCTTGACAAAAAGAAGACAAACCAAGAAGAAAAAACTCCCCCGAATGATGAAGGGGAGATCTTTACGTTATTTGAACAAGAGTTTGGTAGGCTGCTCTCCCCGATGGAATGCGAAACAATCACGATGTGGCTGGATGATGATGGACATTCCGTGCAAATTATTAGGCAAGCGTTGAAGGAAGCAGTTCTTGCTCAAAAATTAAGTTTACGGTACATTGATCGAATTCTTTTCGAGTGGAAGAAAAAGAATATAAAAACATTATCGGACGTTGAAAAACAATCTAAAACATTCAGGACTGCAATAATACGTCCAACAAACAGACAGGATACAAGCGTTAAAAAGGTTCCATTTTATAATTGGTTGGAAGAACGGGAATAG
- the nth gene encoding endonuclease III, translating into MLTKKEWEVCLEEIGKMFPDAHCELVHENPFELLIATLLSAQCTDVLVNRVTADLFRKYKKPEDYLAVEIEELQNDIRSIGLYRNKAKNIQALSAILIDQFGGEVPADRDLLTTFPGVGRKTANVVVSNAFGIPAMAVDTHVERVAKRLGMNRWKDTPLMVEEKIMRWTPRERWTDTHHQIIFFGRYHCKAQNPACPECPLLPLCREGKKRMKNLA; encoded by the coding sequence ATGTTGACTAAGAAAGAATGGGAAGTCTGCCTTGAAGAGATTGGCAAAATGTTCCCAGATGCACATTGTGAATTGGTGCATGAAAATCCTTTTGAACTTCTTATTGCAACTTTACTTTCTGCACAATGCACTGATGTTCTTGTTAACCGGGTAACAGCTGATCTATTTCGTAAGTATAAAAAACCGGAAGACTATTTGGCTGTTGAAATTGAAGAGTTGCAAAATGATATTCGGTCAATCGGATTGTATCGAAATAAGGCAAAAAACATTCAAGCATTAAGTGCTATTCTTATCGATCAATTCGGTGGGGAAGTACCAGCAGATCGTGATTTGTTGACGACTTTCCCAGGAGTTGGTCGGAAAACTGCTAACGTTGTTGTTTCCAATGCATTCGGAATTCCAGCTATGGCTGTTGACACACATGTAGAGCGTGTGGCAAAACGACTTGGAATGAACCGGTGGAAGGATACACCGTTAATGGTCGAAGAAAAAATCATGCGTTGGACACCAAGGGAAAGATGGACTGATACACATCATCAGATCATCTTCTTTGGAAGATATCATTGTAAAGCGCAAAATCCGGCATGCCCGGAATGTCCACTTTTACCGTTATGTCGGGAAGGAAAGAAACGGATGAAAAACCTTGCCTAA
- a CDS encoding YpoC family protein produces MPNSKTRDYEVLNSYWEKWLRLSDEIRTALKQKDPKVVVLMESALQNYTEMLSSFILIKPATVDDATEAIEPLNGHERLQFIREKMNREFAFIQLKALYSEAQKKAVSLLVRSMIKSR; encoded by the coding sequence TTGCCTAACTCCAAAACAAGAGATTACGAAGTTTTAAATTCCTATTGGGAAAAATGGCTTCGGTTAAGTGATGAAATCAGAACGGCATTGAAGCAGAAAGATCCGAAGGTAGTGGTCTTGATGGAATCGGCTCTTCAAAACTATACGGAGATGCTGAGTTCTTTCATATTAATTAAGCCTGCAACAGTTGACGATGCAACGGAAGCCATCGAACCATTGAACGGACATGAACGATTACAGTTCATCCGTGAAAAGATGAATCGAGAATTTGCTTTTATTCAACTAAAAGCCTTATATTCTGAAGCGCAGAAAAAAGCGGTCAGCCTATTGGTAAGAAGCATGATAAAAAGCCGGTAA
- a CDS encoding PBP1A family penicillin-binding protein produces MSDSINSRAARRKNLEAERKRGKSKKPKHNGNIIKKIILAIIAVGLVGFVGGLGLFAFYASSAPDLDESLLKDPITSNIADRNGNVFMKLGAEKREFVPYSEIPKELEDAILATEDVRFYKHHGMDFWRLGGAVLANFKSGFGSQGASTLTQQVIKNSFLTDEKTLKRKAQEAWLAFKLEREYEKEDIFEMYFNKILMSGRIHGIGTAAEYFYGKKLDELELHEMAMLAGLPQSPNGYNPFKNPERAEKRRNTVLSLMYKHEKITKEQMEEAKAIPVTQTLLPEDQRDDSNSQYLAYVDIVLDELEAANMMDLLSEGVTIQTALDPKAQQAVERAINSNIYESDEMQAGMTVLNTKTGEIVAIGGGRNFSGRNLNFASGDNRRQPGSIIKPVLSYGPIIENENWSTAHIVNDEPYKYKGTNVSIRNVDGKYLGPITAREALYKSRNIPAIKVFEEVGTKRAGQFANKLGLNYEKLDSSNAIGGGKYEFSTIEMAGAYSAFGNGGIYTKPHAVKKVILRDGKTERNLSPDPVNVMKDSTAYMVTDILRDVVTLGTGKTAKVSGLDMAGKTGTTNYDAETKQKLGLKNSDVPDSWFTGYTTEYTISVWGGYKNYTTPITTFDRGRYVPQILFRTVMTDLVAGKKTPHFKQPSSVEEATIVKGSNPIILASRSTPDALKSTELFVRGTVPTEMDKEYLTELDAPAGLSAVYDNETNTVTLNWTHNGPDTELLLGPVQFEVSVAVDGGEAQKMPTTTDQTVTFSNVEMGRTYVFYVKAIAGDIESSPTSTSLLIEGQKEPDFDNEDGDQGNDQGEENNGNNKDNNNKGNNGNKGNNGNNGNNGSENNSDEGWTDPGNNGDDSGSGDDGEPGDGTDDGGQ; encoded by the coding sequence ATGAGTGATTCTATAAATTCCCGTGCAGCTCGCCGTAAGAATTTGGAAGCTGAACGGAAACGTGGAAAAAGTAAAAAACCTAAACATAATGGCAATATCATCAAGAAAATTATTTTAGCCATCATCGCCGTCGGACTTGTGGGATTTGTCGGAGGGCTTGGGCTCTTCGCTTTTTACGCAAGCAGTGCCCCGGATTTGGATGAGAGCCTCTTGAAAGATCCGATTACAAGTAATATCGCGGATCGTAATGGCAATGTTTTTATGAAATTAGGTGCTGAAAAGCGAGAATTTGTACCATATAGTGAAATACCGAAAGAATTGGAAGATGCAATTCTTGCTACAGAAGACGTACGCTTCTACAAACATCATGGCATGGACTTTTGGAGACTTGGTGGAGCAGTTTTAGCGAACTTTAAAAGCGGATTTGGTTCGCAAGGTGCTTCCACATTAACGCAACAGGTCATCAAAAACTCTTTCCTAACCGATGAGAAAACCTTAAAGCGGAAAGCCCAAGAAGCTTGGCTCGCCTTCAAATTGGAAAGAGAATATGAAAAAGAAGATATTTTTGAAATGTACTTCAATAAAATTCTCATGTCCGGAAGGATTCATGGTATCGGTACAGCTGCAGAATATTTTTATGGTAAGAAGTTAGATGAACTCGAACTTCATGAAATGGCAATGTTGGCAGGCTTACCACAATCTCCAAATGGATATAACCCGTTCAAAAATCCTGAACGAGCTGAAAAACGTCGAAACACAGTTCTATCACTAATGTACAAACATGAAAAAATAACAAAAGAACAAATGGAAGAAGCAAAAGCCATTCCAGTTACTCAGACACTTCTTCCAGAAGATCAACGTGATGATTCTAATTCACAATATCTTGCTTATGTTGATATCGTATTGGATGAACTTGAAGCCGCTAACATGATGGATCTTCTATCTGAAGGTGTAACAATCCAAACTGCGCTTGATCCTAAAGCGCAACAAGCAGTCGAAAGAGCGATCAATTCAAATATTTACGAATCAGATGAAATGCAAGCAGGAATGACAGTGTTGAATACAAAAACAGGTGAAATCGTTGCAATCGGAGGCGGCCGTAACTTTTCCGGTCGAAATCTGAACTTCGCTTCTGGAGATAATCGTAGGCAACCGGGCTCGATTATCAAACCGGTACTTTCTTATGGCCCAATCATTGAGAATGAAAACTGGTCTACTGCCCATATCGTCAACGATGAACCATACAAATATAAAGGCACAAATGTATCAATTCGCAATGTTGACGGAAAATATTTAGGTCCTATAACAGCAAGGGAAGCTTTATACAAATCGAGAAACATCCCTGCCATCAAAGTCTTTGAAGAGGTCGGGACAAAGAGAGCTGGTCAATTCGCTAATAAATTGGGGCTTAATTACGAAAAGTTGGATTCTTCAAATGCTATCGGTGGTGGGAAGTATGAGTTTTCTACGATTGAGATGGCGGGCGCCTATTCCGCATTCGGAAATGGAGGCATCTACACGAAGCCTCATGCGGTTAAGAAGGTAATCTTAAGGGATGGCAAAACAGAAAGAAATCTTTCCCCTGACCCGGTAAATGTCATGAAAGATTCTACAGCATATATGGTGACTGATATTTTGAGGGATGTTGTCACTTTAGGAACAGGGAAAACAGCAAAAGTATCCGGTTTAGATATGGCAGGAAAGACCGGAACAACAAACTATGACGCCGAAACGAAACAGAAACTCGGCTTGAAAAACTCTGATGTTCCCGATAGTTGGTTCACCGGCTATACAACAGAATATACAATTTCCGTCTGGGGTGGTTACAAAAATTACACGACGCCAATTACAACTTTCGATCGTGGACGCTATGTACCTCAAATCCTATTTAGAACAGTAATGACAGATCTTGTCGCGGGCAAAAAGACTCCACATTTCAAACAACCAAGCTCCGTGGAAGAAGCGACAATTGTTAAAGGTTCAAATCCTATTATCCTGGCAAGCAGATCAACGCCAGATGCATTAAAAAGTACTGAACTATTTGTTCGCGGAACTGTTCCGACGGAAATGGATAAAGAATACTTGACTGAGTTAGATGCGCCTGCTGGATTATCAGCGGTATACGACAATGAGACAAATACAGTAACACTTAATTGGACACATAATGGCCCAGATACAGAATTACTTCTTGGACCTGTACAATTTGAAGTTTCTGTCGCGGTGGACGGTGGCGAAGCACAAAAAATGCCAACAACTACCGATCAAACTGTAACATTCTCCAATGTTGAGATGGGACGAACTTATGTCTTTTATGTCAAGGCAATCGCGGGCGATATAGAGAGTAGTCCTACCTCCACTTCGCTTCTGATTGAAGGGCAAAAAGAACCTGACTTTGACAATGAAGACGGAGACCAAGGCAATGACCAAGGCGAAGAAAATAACGGAAACAACAAAGATAATAACAATAAAGGTAATAATGGTAACAAAGGCAATAATGGAAATAACGGCAACAACGGTTCAGAAAACAACTCGGATGAAGGCTGGACTGACCCAGGTAACAATGGAGATGATTCCGGTTCGGGGGATGATGGCGAACCGGGCGATGGAACGGATGATGGGGGCCAATAA
- the recU gene encoding Holliday junction resolvase RecU, whose protein sequence is MTIRYPNGKRYVPVQQATTGSKNTNPSFSNRGKTLEDELNDTNEYYLANNIAVIHKKPVPIQVVNVRYPARSAAVITEAYFRSPSTTDYNGVWNGKYIDFEAKETKNRTSFPLQNIHEHQVEHMRKVSEQQGIAFLLVKFTVLDRYFIVPYEYFEKMWERMIAGGRKSITLTEIEEMSIEINAGFHPRLDYLGALNALNRNLN, encoded by the coding sequence ATGACGATACGATATCCGAATGGGAAGAGATATGTTCCTGTTCAACAGGCGACAACCGGAAGTAAAAACACCAATCCATCATTCAGCAATCGTGGGAAAACGCTTGAAGATGAATTGAATGACACGAATGAATATTACTTGGCCAATAACATAGCGGTTATCCATAAAAAACCTGTCCCTATTCAGGTCGTAAATGTGAGATATCCTGCCCGCAGTGCCGCTGTCATAACCGAAGCATACTTCAGGTCTCCGTCGACAACGGATTATAATGGAGTGTGGAATGGTAAATACATTGACTTTGAAGCAAAGGAAACTAAAAACCGTACATCTTTTCCACTGCAAAACATTCATGAACACCAAGTTGAACATATGAGGAAAGTTTCAGAGCAACAAGGCATAGCATTTTTATTGGTGAAATTTACAGTTTTAGATCGTTATTTTATCGTCCCATATGAGTACTTCGAAAAAATGTGGGAAAGAATGATAGCAGGCGGAAGAAAATCTATAACTCTCACTGAAATTGAAGAGATGTCTATAGAAATAAACGCTGGTTTTCATCCAAGGCTCGACTATTTGGGTGCTTTGAATGCATTAAACCGTAATTTGAATTGA